A genomic window from Gossypium hirsutum isolate 1008001.06 chromosome D10, Gossypium_hirsutum_v2.1, whole genome shotgun sequence includes:
- the LOC121222431 gene encoding renalase-like isoform X1, which produces MAPSALPSFSSSFLFPLKTQKSFKPPKPLTIICSSQEPKKPSKNPQRPTSRNRKRTPYGTSRRSILKITFTQEQVKFTVGVSADPHVGIIGGGMAGLLCALSLEKRGVKSTVFDTGMHGLGGRMGTRVIDPQQLIFDHAAQFFTVSDSRFSKLVDYWLEKGLVREWQGLVGQLELGGRFVPLPSSPPRFIGVNGMRPLADSLLSETSMVNVVRPCWISKLEPFNGMWHLSENGKPRGEFDAIVIAHNGNFVPQYLCFFLLSHFFQFKFA; this is translated from the exons atggCACCTTCGGCTCTGCCCagtttttcttcttcatttctgtTTCCTCTCAAAACCCAGAAATCCTTTAAACCCCCAAAACCTCTAACTATAATTTGCAGTTCACAAGAACCCAAAAAACCCTCCAAAAACCCACAAAGACCCACTTCAAGGAACAGGAAAAGAACACCATATGGGACTTCTAGGAGGTCAATTCTCAAGATAACCTTCACTCAGGAGCAGGTCAAGTTCACTGTTGGTGTTTCAGCTGACCCTCACGTGGGGATTATTGGTGGAGGAATGGCTGGTCTTCTTTGTGCTTTGAGCTTGGAGAAAAGAGGTGTTAAGTCCACTGTTTTTGACACG GGAATGCATGGTTTGGGAGGAAGAATGGGAACTAGAGTCATTGATCCTCAACAACTTATATTTGACCATGCTGCTCAGTTTTTTACTGTCAGTGATTCTCGGTTTTCCAAGCTAGTTGATTATTGGTTGGAGAAAGGCTTGGTTCGAGAATGGCAAGGTTTAGTTGGTCAGCTTGAATTAGGTGGCCGGTTTGTTCCTCTTCCTTCATCACCACCAAGGTTTATAGGTGTCAATGGGATGCGCCCTTTAGCCGACTCTTTGCTTTCTGAG ACTTCTATGGTCAATGTAGTGAGACCTTGTTGGATAAGTAAGCTCGAGCCATTTAACGGGATGTGGCACTTGAGCGAGAATGGAAAACCTCGTGGGGAATTTGATGCAATTGTTATTGCTCATAATGGTAATTTTGTGCCTCAATACTTATGTTTTTTTCTTCTGTCccatttttttcaattcaaatttgcTTAG
- the LOC121222431 gene encoding renalase-like isoform X2 has product MAPSALPSFSSSFLFPLKTQKSFKPPKPLTIICSSQEPKKPSKNPQRPTSRNRKRTPYGTSRRSILKITFTQEQVKFTVGVSADPHVGIIGGGMAGLLCALSLEKRGVKSTVFDTGMHGLGGRMGTRVIDPQQLIFDHAAQFFTVSDSRFSKLVDYWLEKGLVREWQGLVGQLELGGRFVPLPSSPPRFIGVNGMRPLADSLLSETSMVNVVRPCWISKLEPFNGMWHLSENGKPRGEFDAIVIAHNDCRLFTK; this is encoded by the exons atggCACCTTCGGCTCTGCCCagtttttcttcttcatttctgtTTCCTCTCAAAACCCAGAAATCCTTTAAACCCCCAAAACCTCTAACTATAATTTGCAGTTCACAAGAACCCAAAAAACCCTCCAAAAACCCACAAAGACCCACTTCAAGGAACAGGAAAAGAACACCATATGGGACTTCTAGGAGGTCAATTCTCAAGATAACCTTCACTCAGGAGCAGGTCAAGTTCACTGTTGGTGTTTCAGCTGACCCTCACGTGGGGATTATTGGTGGAGGAATGGCTGGTCTTCTTTGTGCTTTGAGCTTGGAGAAAAGAGGTGTTAAGTCCACTGTTTTTGACACG GGAATGCATGGTTTGGGAGGAAGAATGGGAACTAGAGTCATTGATCCTCAACAACTTATATTTGACCATGCTGCTCAGTTTTTTACTGTCAGTGATTCTCGGTTTTCCAAGCTAGTTGATTATTGGTTGGAGAAAGGCTTGGTTCGAGAATGGCAAGGTTTAGTTGGTCAGCTTGAATTAGGTGGCCGGTTTGTTCCTCTTCCTTCATCACCACCAAGGTTTATAGGTGTCAATGGGATGCGCCCTTTAGCCGACTCTTTGCTTTCTGAG ACTTCTATGGTCAATGTAGTGAGACCTTGTTGGATAAGTAAGCTCGAGCCATTTAACGGGATGTGGCACTTGAGCGAGAATGGAAAACCTCGTGGGGAATTTGATGCAATTGTTATTGCTCATAATG ATTGCAGACTATTTACAAAGTGA